A single window of Lutzomyia longipalpis isolate SR_M1_2022 chromosome 1, ASM2433408v1 DNA harbors:
- the LOC129797705 gene encoding trypsin 3A1-like produces MWHHALALAILFLSVNAASLREPIHRIVGGIAVNIEDFPHQVSIIFNNSHICGGSIISDKFILSAAHCYIGRTAFFQVRVGSTNSTAGGTLYTVKDIHAHTSYNDTTYDYDFSIFELNDAIALDNVTSRVVRLSEINEYLPNGSNLTISGWGDTRNPTESEEHLRAVSVPKLEQLECIASYLFSGFITDRMFCAGYRQGQKDACQGDSGGPVLNDNNVQVGVVSWGLDCALARYPGVYGRISSVRQWIRDITNV; encoded by the exons ATGTGGCACCACGCTCTTGCTCTAGCGATTTTATTCCTCAGTGTTAATGCTGCATCTCTTCGGGAACCAATACATAGGATCGTAGGAGGTATTGCTGTGAATATTGAGGATTTTCCTCATCAGGTGTCTATCATTTTCAACAATAGTCATATCTGTGGTGGTTCCATCATCAGTGATAAATTCATCTTGTCTGCAGCTCACTGTTATat TGGTCGCACTGCCTTTTTCCAAGTAAGAGTTGGTTCGACAAATAGCACTGCTGGTGGGACACTTTACACAGTTAAAGATATCCATGCCCATACGTCCTACAATGATACCACATATGACTACGATTTTAGCatctttgaattaaatgatGCGATTGCTCTGGATAATGTTACTAGTCGTGTTGTGAGACTTTCTGAAATTAATGAATACCTTCCAAATGGAAGTAATCTGACTATTTCCGGATGGGGAGATACGAGAAATCCAACTGAATCTGAGGAGCATCTCCGGGCTGTGTCAGTGCCAAAATTGGAACAATTAGAATGTATAGCTAGTTACTTATTTAGTGGCTTCATCACAGACAGGATGTTTTGCGCTGGCTATCGTCAAGGTCAAAAGGATGCCTGCCAAG gcGACTCTGGTGGTCCTGTTCTGAACGATAATAACGTCCAGGTTGGAGTTGTTTCTTGGGGTCTTGATTGCGCATTAGCAAGATATCCTGGAGTCTATGGAAGGATCTCATCAGTCAGACAATGGATCCGCGATATCACTAATGTGTGA